In Actinomadura citrea, a single window of DNA contains:
- a CDS encoding chorismate mutase, with amino-acid sequence MNDQVIDPAAADAGCPACGPSGEVRVALPSAAAITTLAEAREAIDGLDAALATLLEHRTAVAAVVQRLKPVGGFAGRDPERERRIVEAMAAHAPSLGPDRLAPIVNAIIEAGLDAAESGR; translated from the coding sequence ATGAACGACCAGGTGATCGATCCCGCCGCCGCGGACGCGGGCTGCCCGGCCTGCGGGCCGTCCGGCGAGGTGCGGGTCGCGCTGCCGTCGGCCGCCGCCATCACCACGCTCGCCGAGGCCCGCGAGGCGATCGACGGCCTCGACGCCGCCCTCGCGACGCTGCTGGAGCACCGCACCGCGGTCGCCGCCGTCGTCCAGCGGCTCAAGCCGGTCGGCGGCTTCGCCGGCCGCGACCCCGAGCGCGAGCGGCGGATCGTCGAGGCCATGGCGGCGCACGCCCCGTCCCTCGGCCCGGACCGGCTCGCTCCCATCGTGAACGCGATCATCGAGGCGGGGCTGGACGCGGCCGAGTCCGGCCGATGA
- the ileS gene encoding isoleucine--tRNA ligase, with amino-acid sequence MSRGFRPLPAQVDLPALERDMLRRWQENKVFERSLERTASGTPWVFYEGPPTANGMPGVHHVEARVFKDVFPRFKTMKGHHVPRKAGWDCHGLPVEVAVEKELGLTGKKDIEEYGVAEFNARCRESVLRHVDAFEEMTERMGYWVNTDQAYRTMDPEYVEAVWWSLKQVFDKGLLFRDFRITPYCPRCGTGLSDHELGQPGGYETVSSPSVFVRMPVTSGPLAEMDAALLIWTTTPWTLVSNTAVAVHPDVTYVAARPQGSDEVLVVAEPLVDQVLGEGAERLATFQGTELERTPYRRPFDLVDIPDAHYVVLGDYVTVEDGTGLVHQAPAFGGDDMTVCKNYGMPIVNPIGPDGRFLREVPLVGNKFFKDADEPLTEDLRARGLLFRGGHFDHSYPHCWRCHTPLLYYALPAWYIRTTQIKDRLLEENEKTNWYPETVKHGRYGEWLRNNVDWSLSRSRYWGTPLPLWVCGEDEEHVTCVGSLKELGELAGSDLSALDPHRPYVDDVTFPCPKCGTEARRVPDVIDAWYDSGSMPFAQWGAPHRNNEVFEDAYPAQYICEAQDQTRGWFYSLMAVGTLVFDQSSYENVVCLGLILAEDGRKMSKHLGNVLRPIPLMDQHGADAVRWFMAASGLPWASRRVGHGALEEIVRKVLLTYWNTASFFVLYANAAQAQGRAWTPDRLPEAPAPADRPLLDRWALAELHRTVREVDAALEEFDTARAGRRLSQFVDDLSNWYVRRSRRRFWEGPETPEGSAAFATLYECLETLTRLMAPIVPFITDHVWDVIRPEDGSESVHLTAWPTVDESLLDEELTERMALVRRLVELGRSARAASGVRTRQPLGRALVGAPGWSALPEQLRAQISEELNVLGFEELSSIGGDLVEYEVKPNFRELGKRYAKDTPKVAKAITSADPAALVQALRAGSAQVEADGVGAVPLGPDDVIVTERPRSGWAVESAAGETVALDLTVTPELRRAGLVREAVRLVQEGRKAAGLEVTDRIDLWWEATGTDLAEALRAHGDEVAAEVLAATVAEGRPEGLTATRDEDLGLTYYLRKA; translated from the coding sequence GTGAGCCGAGGTTTTCGGCCGCTGCCCGCGCAGGTCGATCTGCCCGCCCTGGAGCGGGACATGCTGCGCCGCTGGCAGGAGAACAAGGTCTTCGAGCGGTCGCTCGAGCGCACCGCGTCCGGGACCCCGTGGGTGTTCTACGAGGGGCCTCCGACCGCCAACGGGATGCCCGGCGTCCACCACGTCGAGGCCCGCGTCTTCAAGGACGTCTTCCCGCGCTTCAAGACCATGAAGGGCCACCACGTCCCGCGCAAGGCCGGCTGGGACTGCCACGGCCTGCCCGTCGAGGTCGCCGTCGAGAAGGAGCTCGGCCTCACCGGCAAGAAGGACATCGAGGAGTACGGCGTCGCGGAGTTCAACGCCCGCTGCCGCGAATCGGTCCTGCGCCACGTGGACGCCTTCGAGGAGATGACCGAGCGGATGGGCTACTGGGTCAACACCGACCAGGCCTACCGCACGATGGACCCCGAGTACGTCGAGGCCGTCTGGTGGTCCCTGAAGCAGGTGTTCGACAAGGGCCTGCTGTTCCGCGACTTCCGCATCACGCCGTACTGCCCGCGCTGCGGGACGGGCCTGTCGGACCACGAGCTGGGCCAGCCGGGCGGGTACGAGACCGTGTCCAGCCCGTCGGTGTTCGTGCGGATGCCCGTCACGTCCGGCCCGCTGGCCGAGATGGACGCCGCGCTGCTGATCTGGACGACGACCCCCTGGACGCTGGTGTCGAACACCGCCGTGGCCGTCCACCCGGACGTCACGTACGTGGCCGCCCGGCCGCAGGGGTCCGACGAGGTGCTCGTGGTGGCCGAACCCCTGGTCGACCAGGTCCTCGGCGAGGGCGCCGAGCGGCTCGCCACGTTCCAGGGCACCGAGCTCGAGCGGACCCCCTACCGGCGGCCGTTCGACCTCGTCGACATCCCCGACGCGCACTACGTCGTCCTGGGCGACTACGTCACCGTGGAGGACGGCACCGGGCTCGTCCACCAGGCCCCCGCGTTCGGCGGCGACGACATGACCGTCTGCAAGAACTACGGCATGCCGATCGTCAACCCGATCGGGCCGGACGGGCGGTTCCTGCGTGAGGTGCCCCTGGTCGGCAACAAGTTCTTCAAGGACGCCGACGAGCCGCTCACCGAGGACCTGCGCGCGCGCGGGCTACTGTTCCGCGGCGGGCACTTCGACCACAGCTACCCCCACTGCTGGCGCTGCCACACGCCGCTGCTCTACTACGCGCTCCCGGCCTGGTACATCCGCACCACGCAGATCAAGGACCGGCTGCTGGAGGAGAACGAGAAGACCAACTGGTACCCCGAGACCGTCAAGCACGGCCGGTACGGGGAGTGGCTGCGCAACAACGTCGACTGGTCGCTGTCCCGCAGCCGCTACTGGGGCACGCCGCTCCCCCTGTGGGTCTGCGGCGAGGACGAGGAGCACGTCACCTGCGTCGGGTCGCTGAAGGAACTGGGCGAGCTGGCGGGAAGCGACCTGTCCGCGCTCGACCCGCACCGCCCGTACGTGGACGACGTCACGTTCCCCTGCCCGAAGTGCGGGACGGAGGCGCGCCGCGTCCCGGACGTCATCGACGCCTGGTACGACTCCGGGTCCATGCCGTTCGCGCAGTGGGGCGCCCCCCACCGCAACAACGAGGTCTTCGAGGACGCCTACCCGGCCCAGTACATCTGCGAGGCCCAGGACCAGACCCGCGGATGGTTCTACTCGCTCATGGCCGTCGGGACGCTGGTGTTCGACCAGTCGTCCTACGAGAACGTCGTGTGCCTCGGCCTGATCCTCGCCGAGGACGGCCGCAAGATGAGCAAGCACCTCGGCAACGTGCTGCGCCCCATCCCGCTGATGGACCAGCACGGCGCCGACGCGGTGCGCTGGTTCATGGCCGCGAGCGGGCTGCCGTGGGCGTCCCGCCGTGTCGGGCACGGCGCCCTTGAGGAGATCGTCCGCAAGGTCCTCCTCACCTACTGGAACACCGCGTCCTTCTTCGTCCTGTACGCCAACGCGGCGCAGGCGCAGGGGCGTGCGTGGACGCCCGACCGGCTTCCCGAGGCCCCCGCCCCCGCCGACCGCCCGCTCCTGGACCGCTGGGCGCTCGCCGAGCTGCACCGCACCGTCCGCGAGGTCGACGCCGCGCTGGAGGAGTTCGACACCGCCCGCGCGGGACGCCGGCTCTCGCAGTTCGTGGACGACCTGTCCAACTGGTACGTGCGGCGCTCCCGGCGGCGCTTCTGGGAGGGCCCGGAGACACCCGAGGGCTCGGCCGCGTTCGCGACGCTCTACGAGTGCCTGGAGACTCTCACCCGGTTGATGGCGCCGATCGTCCCGTTCATCACCGACCACGTCTGGGACGTGATCCGCCCCGAGGACGGCTCCGAGTCGGTGCACCTCACCGCCTGGCCCACCGTCGACGAGAGCCTCCTCGACGAGGAGCTGACCGAGCGGATGGCGCTCGTCCGCCGCCTGGTCGAGCTCGGCCGGTCCGCGCGGGCCGCCAGCGGCGTGCGGACCCGGCAGCCCCTCGGCCGCGCCCTGGTCGGCGCGCCCGGCTGGTCCGCGCTGCCCGAGCAGCTGCGCGCGCAGATCTCCGAGGAGCTGAACGTGCTCGGCTTCGAGGAGCTGTCCTCGATCGGCGGCGACCTGGTCGAGTACGAGGTCAAGCCCAACTTCCGCGAGCTGGGCAAGCGGTACGCCAAGGACACCCCGAAGGTCGCCAAGGCGATCACCTCCGCGGATCCGGCCGCCCTCGTCCAGGCGCTGCGGGCGGGCTCGGCGCAGGTCGAGGCCGACGGCGTCGGCGCGGTGCCGCTCGGCCCGGACGATGTGATCGTCACCGAGCGCCCGCGCAGCGGGTGGGCGGTCGAGAGCGCCGCCGGCGAGACGGTCGCGCTCGACCTCACCGTCACGCCCGAACTGCGCCGCGCGGGACTGGTGCGGGAGGCCGTCCGGCTCGTCCAGGAGGGCCGCAAGGCCGCCGGGCTGGAGGTGACCGACCGCATCGACCTGTGGTGGGAGGCCACCGGCACCGACCTCGCCGAGGCGCTGCGCGCCCACGGCGACGAGGTCGCCGCCGAGGTCCTCGCCGCCACGGTCGCCGAGGGCCGCCCCGAGGGCCTGACCGCCACCCGCGACGAGGACCTCGGCCTCACGTACTACCTCCGCAAGGCGTGA
- a CDS encoding TraR/DksA family transcriptional regulator, which yields MPVREGEHQWTPGELAEVRAGLEEQVQGLRSEIAASASQIAEGDASDGAGDDQADAGAKTYEREHELALAYNSQDLLAQIERAVQRMDAGTYGICESCARPIGKARLQAFPRATLCVTCKQREERR from the coding sequence CTGCCGGTCCGCGAGGGGGAGCACCAGTGGACGCCGGGTGAGCTGGCCGAGGTGCGGGCTGGATTGGAGGAGCAGGTCCAGGGGCTGCGCAGCGAGATCGCCGCCTCCGCCAGCCAGATCGCCGAGGGCGACGCCAGCGACGGGGCGGGCGACGACCAGGCCGACGCGGGCGCCAAGACCTACGAGCGCGAGCACGAGCTCGCTCTGGCCTACAATTCACAGGACCTGCTCGCCCAGATCGAGCGGGCCGTCCAGCGGATGGACGCCGGCACGTACGGGATCTGCGAGTCCTGCGCCAGGCCGATCGGCAAGGCGCGCCTCCAGGCCTTTCCGCGTGCGACCCTGTGTGTGACATGCAAACAACGCGAGGAACGTCGCTGA
- a CDS encoding AzlD domain-containing protein, with translation MSVWIAVIATGLGCYALKLGGLVTPRRMLDDPRVRRFTELVPVALLTALIAVQALADGRTLELDAARLAGLGAAVAALLLRAPFLVVLVAAAGVAAGLRLLGL, from the coding sequence GTGAGCGTCTGGATCGCGGTGATCGCCACCGGGCTCGGCTGCTACGCGCTGAAGCTCGGCGGGCTCGTCACCCCGCGCCGGATGCTGGACGACCCGCGGGTGCGCCGGTTCACCGAACTGGTCCCGGTGGCGCTGCTCACAGCGCTGATCGCCGTCCAGGCGCTCGCCGACGGCCGGACCCTGGAGTTGGACGCCGCGCGGCTGGCGGGCCTGGGCGCCGCCGTCGCCGCGCTCCTGCTGCGCGCGCCGTTCCTGGTGGTGCTGGTCGCCGCGGCCGGTGTCGCTGCTGGGCTGCGCCTGCTCGGCCTCTGA
- a CDS encoding AzlC family ABC transporter permease, which translates to MSAHGSARAAGEGVPDEPARDDAAPDQSAPDENALEEGAPDEAARAAAVRDGLSVGVAVGVSGLAFGAAAVTAGLTVAQACALSLLAFTGASQFALAGVIGGGGGLVAGTLGAVLLGGRNALYGMRLAATLGVRGRRRLVTAHVVIDETAAVATAQRGRDAARAGFYTTAITLYLVWNLTTLLGGVGAARLGDPEAVGLDVLGPAAFLALLWPRLTGGRAAVRVAVAAAVIAVAATPVLPPGVPVMLAAVAALPALLGRRAAP; encoded by the coding sequence ATGAGCGCGCACGGGTCCGCGCGGGCGGCCGGTGAGGGCGTCCCCGACGAGCCCGCTCGTGACGACGCCGCACCGGACCAGAGCGCTCCGGACGAGAACGCCCTGGAGGAGGGCGCTCCGGACGAGGCCGCGCGGGCCGCGGCGGTCCGCGACGGGCTCAGCGTGGGCGTCGCCGTCGGGGTGTCCGGCCTGGCGTTCGGCGCGGCGGCGGTGACGGCGGGGCTGACCGTCGCGCAGGCGTGCGCCCTGAGCCTGCTGGCGTTCACGGGCGCGTCCCAGTTCGCGCTGGCCGGGGTGATCGGCGGGGGCGGCGGGCTGGTCGCCGGGACGCTCGGCGCGGTCCTGCTCGGCGGGCGCAACGCCCTGTACGGGATGCGGCTCGCGGCGACGCTCGGCGTGCGCGGCCGGCGCAGGCTGGTCACCGCGCACGTCGTCATCGACGAGACGGCCGCCGTGGCGACCGCGCAGCGCGGCCGGGACGCCGCCCGCGCCGGGTTCTACACGACGGCGATCACCCTCTACCTGGTGTGGAACCTCACCACGCTGCTGGGCGGGGTGGGCGCGGCGCGGCTGGGCGACCCCGAGGCCGTGGGCCTGGACGTCCTCGGCCCGGCGGCGTTCCTCGCCCTGCTCTGGCCGCGGCTCACCGGCGGGCGGGCGGCGGTCCGCGTCGCCGTCGCCGCGGCGGTGATCGCGGTGGCGGCGACGCCGGTCCTGCCGCCGGGCGTGCCGGTCATGCTGGCCGCCGTCGCCGCGCTGCCCGCGCTGCTCGGCCGGAGGGCGGCGCCGTGA
- the dnaE gene encoding DNA polymerase III subunit alpha, translating into MADSFVHLHVHTEYSMLDGAARLKQMFEEVGRQKMPAIAMTDHGNMHGAYDFHRQATAAGVTPIIGIEAYMAPESRFHKKKIQWGEPSQKRDDVSGGGLINHMTLWARNRAGLHNLFKLSSRAYTEGFVFKYARMDEELLAEHSEGLMATTGCPSGKVQTRLRLGQFDEALKAAANFQDILGKENYFLELMDHGLDIERRVRDGLIEISKRLNIPPVVTNDSHYTHESEATAHDALLCVQVGKQLADPDRFRFDGSGYYLKTADEMRAIDSSDIWAEGCRNTLLIAERVDPAGMFEYRDLSPRFPVPEGETEESWFRKEVWKGLERRFPDGLPDGYKEQAEYEMGVILGKGYPSYFLVVADFIMWAKENGILVGPGRGSAAGSLIAYAMGITDLDPIPHGLIFERFLNPERASMPDIDIDFPEDRRAEVIRYTTEKWGADKVSFIATFGTIKAKAAIKDAGRVLGFPYALGDRISKAFPPAVMGKDIPLSGIFDDKHPRYGEAGELRKLYEEETDVKQIMDLAQGLEGLIRQTGVHAAGVIMSGETITDHIPIMRRDADGAIITQFDYPTCESLGLLKMDFLGLRNLTIIDDALKGIRKNKGVEVDLLALSLDDQKTYDLLARGDTLGVFQFDGGPMRSLLRLMKPDNFEDISAVGALYRPGPMGANSHTNYALRKNGAQEITPIHPELEEPLREILDTTYGLIVYQEQVMAIAQKVAGYTLGKADLLRRVMGKKKKAELDAQFVGFEQGMIDNGFSKEAVKTLWDILVPFSDYAFNKAHSAAYGLVSYWTAYLKANYPAEYMAGVLTSVGDDKDKSALYLSECRRMGLKVLPPDVNTSEADFTPLGDTEIRFGLSAVRNVGTNVVDGIVAARREKGAYTDFNDFLNKVPPPVCNKRVVESLIKAGAFDELGHQRKALLMVHEQAIDSVIDIKRKEAVGQDSLFGALEDDGGEDAFAVAIPEAEEWDKTTLLAFEREMLGLYVSDHPLLGVEHILEREADCTIAVLNGGERPDGQVVIVAGLLSGLQRKVTKQGNSWAMFQLEDLGGSIEVMCFPSSYQLCSTLLAEDAILVVKGRLDRREDVAKIIAMEVVQPDLSVTDATGPLSVTMPLGRCTPPTVSRLKEVLITHPGTAEVHLHLQNGPRTTVVRLDDRLRVAPSPALMGDLKQLLGPSCLG; encoded by the coding sequence ATGGCCGACTCTTTCGTTCACCTGCACGTTCACACCGAGTACTCCATGCTCGACGGAGCCGCCCGGTTGAAGCAGATGTTCGAGGAGGTCGGCCGGCAGAAGATGCCGGCGATCGCGATGACCGACCACGGCAACATGCACGGCGCCTACGACTTCCACAGGCAGGCGACCGCGGCCGGCGTCACCCCGATCATCGGCATCGAGGCCTACATGGCGCCGGAGTCCCGGTTCCACAAGAAGAAGATCCAGTGGGGCGAGCCGAGCCAGAAGCGCGACGACGTCTCCGGCGGCGGCCTGATCAACCACATGACGCTGTGGGCGCGCAACAGGGCCGGCCTGCACAACCTCTTCAAGCTCTCCAGCCGCGCCTACACCGAGGGCTTCGTCTTCAAGTACGCGCGCATGGACGAGGAGCTGCTCGCCGAGCACTCCGAGGGCCTGATGGCCACCACCGGCTGCCCGTCCGGCAAGGTCCAGACCCGGCTGCGGCTCGGCCAGTTCGACGAGGCGCTGAAGGCCGCCGCGAACTTCCAGGACATCCTCGGCAAGGAGAACTACTTCCTGGAGCTGATGGACCACGGCCTCGACATCGAGCGCCGCGTCCGCGACGGCCTCATCGAGATCAGCAAGCGGCTGAACATCCCGCCGGTCGTCACCAACGACTCCCACTACACGCACGAGTCCGAGGCCACCGCCCACGACGCGCTGCTGTGCGTGCAGGTGGGCAAGCAGCTCGCCGACCCCGACCGGTTCCGGTTCGACGGCAGCGGCTACTACCTGAAGACCGCCGACGAGATGCGCGCCATCGACTCCTCCGACATCTGGGCCGAGGGCTGCAGGAACACCCTGCTGATCGCCGAGCGCGTCGACCCCGCCGGGATGTTCGAGTACCGCGACCTCAGCCCCCGGTTCCCCGTCCCGGAGGGCGAGACCGAGGAGAGCTGGTTCCGCAAGGAGGTCTGGAAGGGCCTGGAGCGCCGCTTCCCGGACGGCCTCCCGGACGGCTACAAGGAGCAGGCCGAGTACGAGATGGGCGTCATCCTCGGCAAGGGGTACCCGTCCTACTTCCTCGTCGTCGCCGACTTCATCATGTGGGCCAAGGAGAACGGCATCCTGGTCGGCCCCGGCCGCGGCAGCGCCGCGGGCTCGCTGATCGCCTACGCGATGGGCATCACCGACCTCGACCCCATCCCGCACGGGCTGATCTTCGAGCGGTTCCTGAACCCCGAGCGCGCGTCCATGCCCGACATCGACATCGACTTCCCTGAAGACCGGCGGGCCGAGGTCATCAGGTACACGACCGAGAAGTGGGGGGCCGACAAGGTCTCCTTCATCGCCACGTTCGGCACCATCAAGGCGAAGGCCGCCATCAAGGACGCGGGCCGCGTCCTCGGCTTCCCGTACGCGCTCGGCGACCGCATCTCCAAGGCGTTCCCGCCCGCCGTCATGGGCAAGGACATCCCGCTGTCGGGCATCTTCGACGACAAGCACCCGCGCTACGGCGAGGCGGGCGAGCTGCGCAAGCTGTACGAGGAAGAGACCGACGTCAAGCAGATCATGGACCTGGCGCAGGGCCTGGAGGGGCTGATCCGCCAGACCGGCGTGCACGCCGCCGGGGTCATCATGTCCGGTGAGACGATCACCGACCACATCCCGATCATGCGCCGGGACGCCGACGGGGCGATCATCACGCAGTTCGACTACCCGACCTGCGAGTCGCTCGGCCTGCTGAAGATGGACTTCCTCGGCCTGCGCAACCTGACGATCATCGACGACGCGCTCAAGGGCATCCGGAAGAACAAGGGCGTCGAGGTCGACCTGCTCGCCCTCTCGCTGGACGACCAGAAGACCTACGACCTGCTCGCCCGCGGCGACACCCTCGGCGTCTTCCAGTTCGACGGCGGCCCCATGCGCTCCCTGCTCCGGCTGATGAAGCCGGACAACTTCGAGGACATCTCCGCCGTGGGCGCCCTGTACCGGCCGGGCCCGATGGGCGCGAACTCCCACACCAACTACGCGCTGCGCAAGAACGGCGCGCAGGAGATCACCCCGATCCACCCGGAGCTGGAGGAGCCGCTCAGGGAGATCCTCGACACCACCTACGGCCTGATCGTCTACCAGGAGCAGGTCATGGCGATCGCGCAGAAGGTTGCGGGCTACACGCTCGGCAAGGCGGACCTGCTGCGCCGCGTCATGGGCAAGAAGAAGAAGGCCGAGCTGGACGCCCAGTTCGTCGGGTTCGAGCAGGGCATGATCGACAACGGTTTCTCCAAGGAGGCCGTGAAGACGCTGTGGGACATCCTCGTCCCCTTCTCCGACTACGCCTTCAACAAGGCGCACTCCGCCGCGTACGGCCTCGTCTCCTACTGGACGGCCTACCTCAAGGCGAACTACCCGGCCGAGTACATGGCGGGCGTGCTCACCTCCGTCGGCGACGACAAGGACAAGAGCGCCCTGTACCTGTCGGAGTGCCGCCGGATGGGCCTGAAGGTGCTGCCGCCCGACGTCAACACCTCCGAGGCCGACTTCACCCCGCTCGGCGACACCGAGATCCGGTTCGGTCTGTCGGCCGTCCGCAACGTCGGCACCAACGTCGTGGACGGGATCGTCGCGGCCCGCCGCGAGAAGGGCGCCTACACCGACTTCAACGACTTCCTCAACAAGGTCCCGCCGCCGGTGTGCAACAAGCGGGTGGTGGAGTCGCTGATCAAGGCGGGCGCGTTCGACGAGCTCGGCCACCAGCGCAAGGCGCTGCTGATGGTGCACGAGCAGGCCATCGACTCGGTCATCGACATCAAGCGCAAGGAGGCCGTCGGCCAGGACTCCCTGTTCGGCGCCCTGGAGGACGACGGCGGCGAGGACGCCTTCGCCGTCGCGATCCCCGAGGCCGAGGAGTGGGACAAGACCACCCTTCTCGCCTTCGAGCGGGAGATGCTCGGCCTGTACGTGTCGGACCACCCGCTCCTCGGCGTCGAGCACATCCTCGAACGGGAGGCCGACTGCACGATCGCCGTCCTCAACGGCGGCGAGCGTCCCGACGGCCAGGTGGTCATCGTGGCCGGGCTGCTCTCCGGCCTCCAGCGCAAGGTCACCAAGCAGGGCAACTCCTGGGCCATGTTCCAGCTGGAGGACCTCGGCGGCTCCATCGAGGTGATGTGCTTCCCGTCGTCCTACCAGCTGTGCTCGACCCTCCTCGCCGAGGATGCCATCCTCGTCGTCAAGGGCCGCCTGGACCGCCGCGAGGACGTCGCGAAGATCATCGCGATGGAGGTCGTCCAGCCCGACCTCAGCGTCACCGACGCGACCGGCCCGCTCTCGGTCACGATGCCGCTCGGCCGCTGCACGCCCCCCACGGTCTCCCGCCTCAAGGAGGTGCTGATCACCCACCCCGGCACCGCCGAGGTGCACCTCCACCTCCAGAACGGCCCGCGCACGACCGTCGTCCGCCTGGACGACAGGCTCCGCGTGGCACCGTCCCCAGCCCTGATGGGCGACCTGAAACAACTCCTGGGCCCCTCCTGCCTGGGCTGA
- the lspA gene encoding signal peptidase II: MQTTRGTSLSDSTNPERQAGETAGSPRPRRVGVLVAVALAALAADIVSKIIVVSTLQDRAPVRLLGGLLTLRETRNSGAAFSIGTGYTIVFTLIACGVVVAILRTARNLRSAPWAVCLGLLLGGAVGNLIDRLLRAPAPLKGHVVDWIQLPHWPVFNLADSAIVCGGVLAVLLAARGLQVDGTRLKDDAPGTDGAPNAGESPEAGTSPGKGGAAEGEAPKDPPKDAPEDAPAREPEDGAEVPAPEEKS; the protein is encoded by the coding sequence ATGCAAACAACGCGAGGAACGTCGCTGAGCGACTCAACGAACCCAGAGCGGCAGGCCGGGGAGACCGCGGGATCTCCCCGGCCGCGCCGCGTCGGCGTGCTGGTCGCCGTGGCCCTGGCCGCGCTCGCCGCCGACATCGTGTCCAAGATCATCGTGGTGTCGACGCTGCAGGACCGCGCGCCGGTCCGGCTGCTCGGCGGGCTGCTGACGCTGCGCGAGACCCGCAACAGCGGCGCCGCGTTCTCGATCGGCACCGGCTACACCATCGTGTTCACGCTGATCGCCTGCGGGGTGGTCGTGGCGATCCTGCGGACCGCCCGGAACCTGCGCAGCGCGCCGTGGGCGGTCTGCCTCGGGCTGCTGCTCGGCGGCGCGGTCGGCAACCTCATCGACCGGCTGCTGCGGGCCCCGGCCCCGCTGAAGGGCCACGTCGTCGACTGGATCCAGCTGCCGCACTGGCCGGTGTTCAACCTGGCCGACTCCGCGATCGTCTGCGGCGGCGTGCTGGCCGTCCTGCTGGCGGCGCGCGGCCTCCAGGTGGACGGGACGCGCCTCAAGGACGATGCCCCCGGCACGGACGGTGCTCCGAACGCGGGCGAGAGTCCGGAAGCGGGGACCTCCCCCGGCAAGGGCGGCGCCGCCGAGGGCGAGGCCCCCAAGGACCCCCCGAAAGACGCCCCCGAGGACGCACCCGCCCGTGAGCCCGAGGACGGGGCCGAGGTCCCGGCCCCGGAGGAGAAGTCATGA
- a CDS encoding RluA family pseudouridine synthase has protein sequence MGDVRSLPVPDGLEGERIDAALARLFGLSRGSAADIIAAGDVVLDGAPVATKSERLHAGAWLEVTLPPPPAPPAPVAEPVPGMGVLFEDDDIVVVNKPVGVAAHPTTGWTGPTVLGGLLGAGHTIATSGASERQGIVHRLDANTTGAMVVAKSEVAYSRLKRAFKERRIDKRYQALVQGHPDPFRGTVDAPIDRHPSGDGRFAVVAGGKPSVTHYDTVEAFRAASLLDIDLETGRTHQIRVHMSAIRHPCVGDMAYGADPTLAERLGLRRQWLHAVRLGFEHPTRGEWVEFESPYPDDLARALEIVAAES, from the coding sequence ATGGGCGACGTGCGGAGCCTCCCCGTCCCGGATGGACTGGAGGGCGAGCGGATCGACGCCGCGCTGGCGCGGCTGTTCGGGCTGTCGCGCGGCAGCGCCGCCGACATCATCGCCGCGGGCGACGTCGTGCTGGACGGCGCGCCCGTGGCCACCAAGTCCGAGCGGCTGCACGCCGGCGCCTGGCTGGAGGTCACGCTCCCGCCGCCGCCCGCGCCGCCCGCCCCGGTCGCCGAGCCCGTCCCCGGGATGGGCGTGCTTTTCGAGGACGACGACATCGTCGTGGTGAACAAGCCGGTCGGCGTCGCCGCCCACCCGACCACCGGCTGGACGGGCCCCACCGTCCTCGGCGGGCTGCTCGGGGCCGGGCACACGATCGCCACCAGCGGCGCGTCCGAGCGGCAGGGGATCGTGCACCGGCTGGACGCCAACACCACCGGCGCCATGGTCGTGGCGAAGAGCGAGGTCGCCTACTCGCGGCTCAAGCGCGCGTTCAAGGAGCGCCGCATCGACAAGCGCTACCAGGCGCTCGTGCAGGGCCATCCCGACCCGTTCCGCGGGACGGTCGACGCCCCCATCGACCGGCACCCCTCCGGGGACGGCCGGTTCGCGGTCGTCGCGGGCGGAAAGCCGTCCGTCACCCACTACGACACCGTCGAGGCGTTCCGGGCCGCCTCGCTGCTCGACATCGACCTGGAGACGGGCCGCACGCACCAGATCCGCGTCCACATGTCCGCGATCCGGCACCCGTGCGTGGGCGACATGGCCTACGGCGCCGACCCGACCCTGGCGGAGCGCCTCGGCCTCAGGCGGCAGTGGCTGCACGCCGTCCGGCTCGGGTTCGAGCACCCCACCAGGGGCGAGTGGGTGGAGTTCGAGAGCCCCTACCCGGACGACCTGGCCCGCGCCCTGGAGATCGTCGCGGCGGAGTCCTGA